In Candidatus Methanomethylophilus alvi Mx1201, a genomic segment contains:
- a CDS encoding replication-associated recombination protein A: MAQTTLFGDVPKTGKSEGIMPLAGRMRPRDLDEFVGQGHLLGEGRILRNMIEQDKVPSMIFWGPPGVGKTTLAGIIANRTKAEFVSFSAVTGGTKEVKEIMSSAEKRRQSGRRTVLFVDEIHRFNKAQQDAFLPYVEKGSITLIGATTENPSFEVNSALLSRCKVFVLQPLSSEDIFGLLRRAAEKGFPDLEVSADDDILRIISEYANGDARTALNTLEAAVADSPSADGHVTVTKDAVADCISRKSLLYDKSGEEHYNIISALHKSMRNSDPDAAVYWLARMLDGGEDPCYIARRLIEFSGDDVGMADPNAMLMATSAFFACKNMGMPECRYALAQTVIYLSLAPRSNSVAVAIDRALSDVRNRPAEPVPMQLRNAETKLMEQLGYGKGYEYPEGTEEKITKMQCLPDSLKDAIYYTPGDRGNEAFYRKRLEAIRDWKAGRREDPPE; this comes from the coding sequence ATGGCGCAGACCACTCTTTTCGGGGACGTACCGAAGACCGGGAAGTCGGAAGGGATAATGCCGTTGGCAGGCCGTATGAGGCCTCGCGATCTCGACGAGTTCGTCGGTCAGGGGCACCTCCTGGGAGAAGGCAGGATCCTTCGCAACATGATCGAGCAGGACAAGGTCCCATCGATGATATTCTGGGGGCCCCCGGGGGTAGGCAAGACCACGTTGGCCGGTATAATAGCCAATCGCACCAAGGCGGAGTTCGTCAGCTTCTCTGCAGTGACGGGAGGGACCAAGGAAGTCAAGGAGATCATGTCCTCCGCCGAGAAGAGAAGGCAGTCCGGAAGGAGGACGGTGCTCTTCGTTGACGAGATCCATCGCTTCAACAAGGCCCAGCAGGACGCATTCCTCCCTTATGTGGAGAAAGGCAGCATAACCCTCATCGGGGCCACGACGGAGAATCCGTCCTTCGAAGTCAACTCCGCCCTCCTGTCGAGATGCAAGGTGTTCGTTCTTCAGCCTCTGTCGTCCGAGGATATCTTCGGACTTCTCAGAAGGGCCGCCGAGAAGGGATTCCCCGATCTGGAGGTGTCGGCGGACGACGACATCCTCCGCATAATCTCGGAATACGCCAACGGGGACGCGAGGACCGCACTCAATACCTTGGAGGCCGCCGTCGCCGACAGTCCTTCCGCAGACGGACATGTCACGGTGACCAAGGATGCGGTCGCAGATTGCATCAGCCGGAAGTCCCTTCTATATGACAAAAGCGGGGAGGAGCATTACAACATCATCTCGGCCCTTCACAAGTCCATGAGGAACTCCGACCCGGATGCGGCCGTCTACTGGTTGGCCAGGATGCTTGACGGCGGGGAGGATCCGTGCTATATAGCCAGGAGATTGATAGAGTTCTCCGGGGACGATGTAGGGATGGCGGACCCCAACGCCATGCTCATGGCCACGTCCGCATTCTTCGCATGTAAGAACATGGGCATGCCCGAATGCCGTTACGCCCTTGCGCAGACGGTGATATATCTGTCTCTGGCACCAAGGTCCAATTCCGTAGCCGTCGCTATAGACAGGGCCCTGTCAGATGTAAGGAACAGGCCTGCGGAGCCGGTCCCTATGCAGCTTCGCAATGCGGAGACCAAGCTCATGGAGCAGCTGGGGTACGGCAAGGGTTACGAATACCCGGAGGGTACTGAGGAGAAGATCACGAAGATGCAATGCCTTCCCGATTCCCTCAAGGATGCGATATACTACACCCCCGGGGACCGCGGGAACGAGGCGTTCTATCGCAAGAGGCTCGAAGCGATACGCGATTGGAAGGCAGGAAGGCGGGAAGACCCTCCAGAGTGA
- a CDS encoding phosphohexomutase domain-containing protein: MEGGESGYHTALNGTDMTPEKAQTVGLRLGSVFKTIAVGMDTSPSSPMIRNSLESGITAAGAHVIDVGITATPVICCAYGGMCDCIVCIGSPDSYGTVSGITAYYPDGSRISAESMREIMDGEDSNLPSYDGIGQISVDDSANETYIHGLTEEGLKSGGFAILDCGCGSTSLCAPRALSETGADIISLNAHIGEKRPPRSPGIGKADLANISDFVNASTGSIGLAYNGDGTKMALMDESGKFVTGERLLALMLRYIRPRVAVIPFGSPEVVEDAFWAPALDYDREPGEEENRRVIRVDNSLEAVTTAVKDNNADFAGMTDGTFIFPKRSLCPDAVYASAIISCLAGQRSIRNILEELPSYYNMSAKVKFSGNLEMFGRRFIEKITDYDIREISIGDGWKVVMKNGIYFINQDSDDPKSLRINAESQDKVYLVSMLDQATDIIKSCE, from the coding sequence ATGGAAGGCGGAGAGAGCGGATACCATACCGCATTGAACGGAACCGACATGACTCCGGAGAAGGCTCAGACCGTCGGACTCCGTCTGGGTTCTGTTTTCAAGACCATAGCGGTCGGCATGGACACATCTCCAAGCAGCCCCATGATACGCAACTCCCTCGAATCCGGGATAACCGCCGCCGGCGCACATGTGATTGATGTGGGGATAACCGCCACCCCCGTCATATGCTGTGCATACGGCGGCATGTGCGATTGCATAGTCTGCATAGGGAGCCCGGACAGTTATGGAACCGTCAGCGGCATCACCGCATACTATCCCGACGGATCGCGCATCTCCGCAGAATCGATGAGGGAGATCATGGACGGTGAGGATTCGAACCTCCCGTCATACGACGGCATCGGGCAGATCTCCGTCGACGATTCCGCCAATGAGACATACATCCATGGACTGACGGAGGAGGGGTTGAAAAGCGGCGGATTCGCCATTCTGGACTGCGGATGCGGAAGCACCTCCCTCTGCGCACCCCGCGCCCTCTCCGAGACGGGGGCGGACATAATCAGTCTCAACGCACACATAGGTGAGAAAAGACCTCCCCGCTCCCCCGGGATCGGCAAAGCGGACCTCGCCAACATATCCGACTTCGTCAACGCAAGTACCGGAAGCATAGGATTGGCCTACAACGGTGACGGCACAAAGATGGCCCTGATGGACGAAAGCGGGAAATTCGTCACGGGAGAAAGACTGCTGGCACTTATGCTCAGATATATCCGCCCGAGGGTGGCGGTGATACCGTTCGGATCGCCCGAGGTGGTCGAGGATGCGTTCTGGGCACCTGCCCTCGACTACGACAGAGAGCCGGGGGAGGAGGAGAACAGAAGGGTCATCAGGGTGGATAACTCGCTGGAGGCCGTGACGACCGCCGTCAAGGACAACAACGCCGATTTCGCAGGCATGACCGACGGGACGTTCATCTTCCCCAAGAGATCCCTTTGTCCGGATGCGGTCTACGCCTCGGCCATCATATCCTGCCTTGCGGGACAGAGGAGCATAAGGAACATCCTCGAAGAACTCCCGTCATACTACAACATGAGTGCCAAGGTGAAGTTCTCCGGTAACCTCGAGATGTTCGGTCGGAGGTTCATAGAGAAGATCACGGACTACGACATAAGGGAGATCTCCATCGGCGACGGATGGAAAGTCGTCATGAAGAACGGGATATACTTCATCAATCAGGATTCCGACGACCCTAAGTCCCTCAGGATAAATGCGGAATCCCAAGACAAGGTCTACCTGGTGTCGATGCTCGACCAGGCGACCGACATAATAAAGTCGTGCGAGTGA
- a CDS encoding MPN domain-containing protein, producing MNRIRGVSIDFIDSLNESAKSTYPDEFICLHREHDGVIDELVMLPGTIFGDSHSVIFDWMDPVDFHRSGSAHSHPGYSNEASDDDKDVFGSMGGIHFITCQPYDRHSWRAYNSAGEPIHLDILYADGTVADV from the coding sequence ATGAACAGGATAAGGGGCGTGAGTATCGATTTCATCGACTCCCTCAACGAGTCGGCGAAATCCACCTACCCCGACGAGTTCATATGCCTCCATCGGGAACATGATGGGGTCATAGATGAATTGGTGATGCTTCCGGGGACGATATTCGGGGATTCGCACAGTGTGATATTCGATTGGATGGATCCGGTAGATTTCCACAGGAGCGGGTCGGCCCATTCCCACCCCGGGTATTCCAACGAGGCCTCCGACGACGACAAGGATGTCTTCGGGAGTATGGGCGGGATCCATTTCATCACCTGCCAGCCCTATGACCGGCACAGCTGGAGGGCATACAACTCCGCAGGGGAACCGATCCATCTGGATATACTCTATGCGGACGGCACCGTGGCGGATGTCTGA
- a CDS encoding inositol monophosphatase family protein, translating to MTDMLDILRDIADAVVKAVGLIPGPELGKDIEMGADGTPTSEVDKVAENTVLDYIVRNNVPLNVLSEEIGYVDNGFEDTLVLDPIDGTSNAIAGVPMYTVSMAVGKSRLSDVRYAYLRNVMTGESMWAEKGKGAYKDGRRMHVRKLDERDLFMMIYLGNGADPSAFELAKRVKSSRSYGCASLEMELVAEGQADGFYMNSERYARAIRVVDIAASYLLLMEAGGHIYDLKGEEMDMPFNLESRSNFLACADPALFDFVMKRRAKSMGDGPVFGLVANPNVPNVRKYAERVVSALEGEKIIFDKSAGNILGKPGMEICDMWVDIMVTIGGDGTILRTLMNNSAPVVGINAGGVGFLAEISVDDIEEGMARLRRGEYTVDERFKLDSSSEGEMYETAVNEAVVHTDSVAKIRQFKVYVDDKLATEVRADGIIVSTSTGSTGYAMSLGAPLIDPKVNAFVIVPMAAYKFASRPFVVPSDSKVTVECVLDKGCLLVIDGQAEHPIEGGAKVDFVRSAEKARFITFRQDFYSRVRNKLVNAI from the coding sequence ATGACGGATATGTTGGACATCCTCCGGGATATCGCCGATGCGGTCGTGAAGGCCGTCGGTCTGATCCCCGGTCCGGAATTGGGTAAGGACATAGAGATGGGGGCGGACGGGACCCCCACCTCGGAAGTGGATAAAGTCGCGGAGAACACGGTCCTCGACTACATCGTCCGGAACAACGTCCCCCTGAACGTCCTCAGCGAGGAGATAGGATATGTGGACAACGGGTTCGAGGACACCCTCGTGTTGGATCCCATAGATGGTACGTCCAACGCCATCGCAGGGGTTCCCATGTACACCGTATCCATGGCCGTCGGGAAGAGCCGTCTTTCGGACGTCCGTTACGCGTATCTCCGCAACGTCATGACCGGCGAGTCCATGTGGGCCGAGAAAGGAAAGGGGGCCTACAAGGACGGCAGGAGGATGCATGTCCGGAAACTCGATGAGAGGGACCTCTTCATGATGATCTATCTGGGCAACGGCGCGGACCCGTCGGCTTTCGAGTTGGCCAAGCGGGTCAAGTCGTCCCGTTCCTACGGCTGCGCCTCGCTGGAGATGGAACTGGTCGCGGAAGGTCAGGCGGACGGGTTCTACATGAACTCCGAGAGGTATGCGCGCGCCATCAGGGTGGTGGATATCGCAGCCAGCTATCTTCTCCTCATGGAGGCGGGCGGCCACATATACGATCTGAAGGGGGAGGAGATGGATATGCCGTTCAACCTGGAATCCAGGTCGAACTTCCTCGCATGTGCGGATCCGGCCCTGTTCGATTTCGTCATGAAAAGACGTGCCAAAAGCATGGGCGACGGTCCGGTGTTCGGTCTGGTGGCCAATCCGAACGTCCCCAATGTGAGGAAGTATGCGGAAAGGGTAGTCAGTGCTCTCGAAGGAGAGAAAATAATTTTTGACAAATCTGCAGGGAACATCCTCGGAAAGCCGGGTATGGAGATCTGCGACATGTGGGTGGACATCATGGTGACGATCGGAGGGGATGGGACCATCCTCCGCACTCTGATGAACAACAGCGCCCCCGTGGTCGGCATCAATGCCGGAGGTGTCGGTTTCCTTGCCGAGATCAGTGTCGACGACATCGAGGAAGGGATGGCGAGACTCCGCAGAGGGGAATACACAGTCGACGAACGGTTCAAGCTCGATTCCTCTTCCGAGGGGGAGATGTATGAGACGGCCGTCAACGAGGCGGTGGTCCATACGGATTCCGTCGCCAAGATCCGTCAGTTCAAGGTATATGTGGACGACAAGCTCGCCACGGAGGTGAGGGCGGACGGCATAATCGTCTCCACATCCACCGGTTCCACCGGATATGCCATGAGTCTCGGCGCCCCCCTCATAGATCCGAAGGTCAACGCATTCGTCATCGTACCGATGGCCGCCTATAAGTTCGCCTCGAGGCCGTTCGTCGTGCCGTCCGATTCCAAAGTGACGGTGGAATGCGTTCTGGACAAGGGATGTCTCCTGGTTATCGACGGTCAGGCCGAGCACCCCATAGAGGGCGGGGCGAAGGTGGATTTCGTGAGATCCGCCGAGAAAGCTAGGTTCATCACGTTCCGTCAGGATTTCTACTCCCGTGTCAGGAACAAACTGGTGAATGCGATATGA
- a CDS encoding fibrillarin-like rRNA/tRNA 2'-O-methyltransferase: MQPLEFSNGTVFSEGRHIYTISAAPGHRVYGERTPVVDGKEYREWNPNRSKLAAYIANGGKVLPIGKCSNVLYLGASSGTTPSHVSDMASEGKVYCVEFAPRMFRELVGNCSPRPNMMPILADATKPSEYQFVVGSADVVYEDVAQKNQADILADNMEVFGARYGMVAVKARSEDVAEAPKAVFRRAEERLKERGMRILDARSLEPFEDSHEMIVVEKA, translated from the coding sequence ATGCAGCCCCTGGAATTCTCGAACGGCACGGTATTCTCCGAAGGAAGGCACATCTACACCATATCCGCGGCCCCCGGACACCGCGTGTACGGGGAGAGGACGCCCGTGGTCGACGGAAAGGAGTACAGGGAATGGAACCCCAACAGGAGCAAACTCGCCGCATACATAGCGAACGGGGGGAAGGTCCTGCCCATAGGGAAATGCAGCAACGTCCTCTACCTGGGGGCGTCCAGCGGTACCACGCCCTCCCACGTGTCGGACATGGCATCCGAAGGGAAGGTGTACTGTGTGGAGTTCGCCCCGAGGATGTTCAGGGAGCTGGTGGGGAACTGCTCCCCCAGACCGAACATGATGCCTATCCTCGCAGATGCCACCAAACCATCGGAGTACCAGTTCGTCGTAGGTTCCGCCGACGTGGTCTATGAGGACGTGGCCCAGAAGAACCAGGCGGACATCCTCGCCGACAACATGGAGGTATTCGGGGCGAGATACGGCATGGTCGCGGTCAAGGCCCGCTCCGAAGATGTCGCGGAAGCACCCAAAGCCGTCTTCAGACGGGCCGAGGAGAGACTGAAGGAAAGGGGGATGAGGATATTGGACGCCCGCAGCCTGGAACCGTTCGAGGACTCCCACGAGATGATAGTGGTGGAAAAGGCATGA
- a CDS encoding NUDIX domain-containing protein yields MNGDTDDTIYTIAFKDGLFLMVWNPKRKGWEMPGGHVKTGETRIEGAKREFEEESGWTVDIKEVRDLGHCRVCAGILGDRISADHEMTVRLFAELPDELSFPRDEYMDTVPWAKGVIDDADVS; encoded by the coding sequence ATGAACGGGGATACCGACGATACGATATACACCATCGCATTCAAGGACGGACTCTTCCTGATGGTGTGGAACCCTAAGAGAAAAGGGTGGGAGATGCCCGGAGGACATGTGAAGACGGGGGAGACCCGCATCGAAGGGGCGAAGAGGGAGTTCGAAGAGGAATCCGGCTGGACCGTGGACATCAAAGAGGTCCGCGACCTCGGTCATTGCCGCGTATGTGCAGGCATCCTCGGAGACCGCATATCCGCCGACCACGAGATGACCGTAAGACTGTTTGCAGAACTGCCGGACGAGCTCTCGTTCCCACGCGACGAATACATGGACACCGTACCTTGGGCCAAAGGCGTGATCGACGACGCCGACGTCTCATAA
- a CDS encoding 30S ribosomal protein S15, translating into MARMHTRRKGKACSKRPMITENPDWVPLKATEIEDLVEKFAKDGVTPAMIGMILRDQYAVPNVKLATGKTVTEIMADRNVKGELPDDLTNLMVRAINLNNHIKQNPKDVANKRGLALIEAKIRRLERYYKETGVLPKTWKYSLANAELMLK; encoded by the coding sequence ATGGCAAGAATGCATACTAGAAGAAAGGGAAAGGCTTGCTCCAAGCGCCCCATGATCACCGAGAACCCCGACTGGGTACCTCTTAAAGCCACCGAAATAGAGGACCTTGTAGAGAAGTTCGCAAAGGACGGAGTCACTCCGGCCATGATCGGAATGATCCTCAGGGACCAGTACGCCGTACCCAACGTAAAGCTCGCTACGGGCAAGACCGTCACCGAGATCATGGCAGACAGGAACGTCAAGGGAGAGCTTCCCGACGACCTCACCAACCTCATGGTCCGTGCGATCAACCTGAACAACCACATCAAGCAGAACCCCAAGGATGTTGCAAACAAGAGGGGTCTCGCTCTGATCGAGGCGAAGATCAGGAGGCTCGAGCGCTACTACAAGGAGACCGGTGTCCTTCCCAAGACGTGGAAGTACTCTCTCGCTAACGCAGAACTGATGCTTAAGTGA
- a CDS encoding DHH family phosphoesterase encodes MVDSDLPSKLLSILSKAADIVRGHNFIQVYSHYDADGITAASIVGKALHRAGKEYRITIFPTLIDEFMQIIESTPSECVIVTDLGASYIDRFEKMTCDVIVLDHHTLRGDSEKVCYANPHMFGVDGMTSGCGATMAFLFAIAMDERNWDLAPLAMAGIAGDRQHLNGMSGFNTFVFEGAVDRGLIKPMPGSLIPVGRLYDELLISTDPYIRGVSGNREGISRLLKDAGVPEDRDYVDLTEEESIRLSSLIAIRLIQQGVSREKLEELARTKYYLPGWNTDAESLSSFLNSCGRQNMPSVGIGAGMGDPDCLKQAKELDNTSRKQLMEGIKVLDNGESIIQMENIQWFDSSSTGFTGMLCGTVMSYIGDPDKPTIGINASDENANVSSRGTFSQLAKGIDLAEAMKEGCASVGGEGGGHKIAAGGSFKSEKRDEFLKNVDAIVGRQKQGKSAS; translated from the coding sequence ATGGTCGATTCCGACCTTCCATCAAAACTACTTTCCATTCTTTCAAAAGCCGCGGATATCGTCCGCGGTCACAATTTTATCCAAGTCTATTCCCATTACGACGCCGACGGCATAACGGCCGCATCCATCGTCGGAAAGGCCCTCCATCGTGCAGGGAAGGAGTACAGGATCACCATATTCCCGACCCTGATAGATGAATTCATGCAGATCATCGAGAGCACTCCGTCGGAATGCGTCATCGTAACGGACCTAGGTGCATCGTACATAGACCGTTTCGAAAAGATGACCTGCGACGTCATCGTCCTCGACCACCACACACTCAGAGGGGATTCGGAGAAGGTTTGTTACGCCAACCCCCACATGTTCGGAGTCGACGGGATGACATCAGGATGCGGTGCGACCATGGCATTCCTCTTCGCCATTGCGATGGACGAGAGAAACTGGGACCTGGCACCTCTCGCCATGGCGGGAATAGCCGGAGACCGGCAGCACCTCAACGGCATGAGCGGATTCAACACCTTCGTCTTCGAAGGGGCCGTCGACAGAGGACTTATAAAACCGATGCCGGGATCGCTCATCCCCGTTGGAAGGCTGTATGACGAACTGCTCATCTCCACGGACCCGTATATCCGCGGGGTCAGCGGAAACAGGGAAGGGATATCCAGACTCCTCAAGGATGCGGGCGTTCCGGAGGACAGGGACTATGTGGACCTGACCGAGGAGGAGAGCATCAGACTGTCTTCCCTGATCGCCATAAGACTCATCCAGCAAGGCGTATCGCGTGAAAAACTGGAGGAACTGGCCAGGACCAAATACTATCTCCCGGGGTGGAACACCGATGCGGAGAGCCTCTCGTCCTTCCTGAACTCCTGCGGACGCCAGAACATGCCGTCGGTAGGGATAGGTGCAGGGATGGGGGACCCCGACTGTCTGAAACAGGCCAAGGAACTCGATAACACTTCCCGGAAACAGCTCATGGAGGGGATCAAAGTCCTTGATAATGGCGAGAGCATCATCCAGATGGAGAACATCCAGTGGTTCGACAGTTCATCCACGGGATTCACCGGAATGCTCTGCGGCACCGTCATGAGTTACATAGGGGACCCCGACAAACCCACCATCGGCATAAATGCATCCGACGAGAACGCCAACGTATCGTCCAGAGGCACATTCTCCCAATTGGCAAAAGGTATCGACCTCGCCGAAGCGATGAAAGAAGGATGTGCGTCCGTCGGAGGGGAGGGAGGAGGACATAAGATAGCGGCCGGAGGGTCCTTCAAGTCCGAGAAGAGAGACGAGTTCCTGAAAAACGTAGACGCCATAGTAGGCAGGCAGAAGCAGGGGAAGTCTGCCTCCTAA
- a CDS encoding bifunctional N(6)-L-threonylcarbamoyladenine synthase/serine/threonine protein kinase: MITLGIEGTAHTLGVGVVDSERKVLSNVIDMYRPPQGGLHPREAANHHAEVVAGDIEKAVSDAGISLKDVDLVAFSMGPGLGPCLRVAGTAARALALSLDVPIIGVNHCISHIEIGNAMTGCTDPCLLYASGGNTQVIAYSDSRYRIFGETQDVGIGNMLDKLGRDLGLGFYAGPTIEKLALDGDKLLDLPYSVKGMDIAFSGILTAAMAYKEKGCRLEDICFSVQETAFSMLTEVTERAMAHVGKSEVLLGGGVAQNGRLREMVGEMAKERGGRMFVPDRQFCRDNGAMIAWLGNLMYSSGVRMDVGDTEVRQRFRTDEVSVTWRK; the protein is encoded by the coding sequence ATGATAACGCTCGGTATCGAGGGAACGGCCCATACTTTGGGGGTAGGCGTGGTCGATTCGGAGAGGAAGGTCCTCTCCAACGTGATCGACATGTATAGGCCTCCTCAGGGAGGTCTTCACCCCAGGGAGGCGGCCAACCACCATGCCGAGGTGGTGGCGGGGGATATAGAGAAGGCCGTTTCCGATGCAGGGATATCGTTGAAGGATGTAGACCTCGTCGCATTCTCCATGGGTCCCGGCCTCGGCCCTTGTCTCCGTGTGGCAGGGACCGCCGCCCGCGCTCTCGCGCTTTCCCTGGATGTTCCGATAATCGGCGTCAACCATTGCATCTCCCACATAGAGATCGGTAATGCGATGACCGGGTGCACCGATCCGTGCCTCCTATATGCATCCGGCGGGAACACACAGGTCATAGCGTATTCCGACAGCAGGTATAGGATATTCGGAGAGACCCAGGATGTCGGAATAGGCAATATGCTGGACAAGTTGGGCCGTGACCTCGGTCTCGGATTCTATGCCGGTCCGACCATCGAGAAGCTGGCTTTAGACGGGGATAAGTTGCTGGATCTTCCGTATTCCGTCAAAGGCATGGACATAGCCTTCTCCGGGATTCTGACCGCGGCCATGGCGTACAAGGAAAAGGGTTGCCGTTTGGAGGATATATGTTTCTCCGTTCAGGAGACCGCCTTCTCGATGCTCACGGAGGTCACGGAAAGGGCCATGGCCCATGTGGGTAAGTCCGAAGTGCTCTTAGGGGGCGGTGTAGCGCAGAATGGCCGCCTCAGGGAGATGGTGGGCGAGATGGCGAAGGAAAGGGGCGGAAGGATGTTCGTTCCCGACCGTCAGTTCTGCAGGGACAACGGCGCCATGATCGCTTGGCTCGGGAACCTCATGTACTCGTCCGGTGTGAGGATGGATGTGGGAGACACAGAGGTCAGGCAGAGGTTCAGAACGGATGAGGTCTCTGTTACTTGGCGTAAGTAA
- a CDS encoding winged helix-turn-helix transcriptional regulator translates to MPELNLDNTDERRRHLDIPLMKLDEKYTLTILYVLRNGPIQKTDLINIVASSSDTVKKRVDHLVEEGLVQEVRENQRPFRKMVRLTEKGKRISCWVV, encoded by the coding sequence ATGCCCGAATTGAACCTTGACAATACTGATGAGCGTAGAAGACATTTGGACATACCTCTTATGAAATTGGATGAGAAGTACACTCTGACGATATTGTACGTCCTTAGGAACGGCCCGATACAGAAGACAGATCTCATCAACATCGTTGCCAGTTCTTCAGACACGGTGAAGAAGAGAGTAGACCATCTTGTGGAGGAGGGATTGGTCCAGGAGGTGCGTGAGAATCAGAGACCCTTTAGGAAGATGGTCCGGCTCACGGAGAAAGGCAAACGCATATCCTGTTGGGTCGTATAG
- the proB gene encoding glutamate 5-kinase, which yields MDRKELLGDVERVVIKVGTSSITMGGSVPSSDFMDGVARQISNLKGQGKEVLIVSSGAIGIGLKAMNARPKPNEVPIKQAAASVGQGILMQKWNDAFQRYGLNVAQILITMDDYSDRDTVLNLNNTISTLLKYGVIPIFNENDAISVKEIGAVFGDNDTLSAVIASRADADLLVILSDVAGLYDGNPKDNPDAKLISVVDGLSEDIIKVAGGPGTKMGTGGMRTKLNAAKICNDAGCRMIIASSAEPDIILRTVGGEDIGTVFLSDNVISKKRRWIKAACPNGSLFVDDGAGKAILAHRSLLPVGVKYATGTFEAGAIVDIVCGGNIIARGVVDYGSEEINRIRGMRSDAAKAALNGVMPHKDVVRSENLAILP from the coding sequence ATGGACAGGAAGGAACTGCTGGGAGACGTCGAGAGGGTGGTAATCAAAGTAGGTACCTCGTCGATAACCATGGGCGGTTCCGTACCGTCCTCCGACTTCATGGACGGTGTCGCCCGTCAGATAAGCAATCTCAAGGGCCAGGGGAAGGAGGTCCTGATCGTGTCTTCCGGGGCCATAGGCATAGGTCTCAAGGCGATGAACGCACGGCCGAAGCCTAACGAGGTCCCCATAAAGCAGGCCGCCGCCTCGGTGGGGCAGGGTATCCTGATGCAGAAGTGGAACGATGCGTTCCAGAGATACGGACTCAACGTGGCCCAGATCCTCATCACGATGGACGACTACTCGGACAGGGACACGGTGCTCAACCTCAACAACACCATCTCCACACTTCTGAAGTACGGCGTGATACCGATCTTCAACGAAAACGATGCCATATCGGTCAAGGAGATCGGGGCCGTATTCGGAGACAACGACACTCTGTCCGCAGTAATAGCCAGCAGGGCGGATGCAGACCTGCTTGTCATATTGTCCGACGTCGCTGGGCTCTACGACGGCAATCCCAAGGACAACCCGGATGCCAAACTGATCTCCGTAGTAGACGGTCTTAGCGAGGATATAATAAAAGTCGCAGGGGGACCCGGGACCAAGATGGGTACCGGGGGCATGAGGACGAAACTCAATGCGGCCAAGATATGCAACGACGCAGGCTGCAGGATGATAATCGCCAGCAGTGCCGAGCCGGATATAATCCTCAGGACCGTCGGCGGAGAGGACATCGGAACGGTGTTCCTTTCGGACAACGTCATATCGAAGAAGAGGAGATGGATAAAGGCGGCCTGTCCCAACGGTTCCCTGTTCGTGGACGACGGTGCAGGAAAGGCCATACTGGCACATCGTTCGTTGCTGCCCGTGGGGGTCAAGTATGCCACGGGGACCTTCGAGGCGGGGGCCATAGTGGATATCGTGTGCGGGGGCAACATCATTGCCAGAGGTGTGGTCGATTACGGGTCCGAGGAGATCAACCGCATACGCGGGATGCGTTCGGATGCGGCCAAGGCCGCCCTCAATGGGGTCATGCCCCACAAAGACGTCGTACGCAGCGAGAATCTGGCGATATTGCCGTAA